In Aspergillus luchuensis IFO 4308 DNA, chromosome 1, nearly complete sequence, the following are encoded in one genomic region:
- a CDS encoding putative GABA permease (COG:E;~EggNog:ENOG410PMJG;~InterPro:IPR002293,IPR004840;~PFAM:PF13520,PF00324;~TransMembrane:12 (i42-59o79-102i123-147o167-187i199-220o240-257i278-298o340-359i379-399o405-429i450-470o482-500i);~go_component: GO:0016020 - membrane [Evidence IEA];~go_component: GO:0016021 - integral component of membrane [Evidence IEA];~go_function: GO:0022857 - transmembrane transporter activity [Evidence IEA];~go_process: GO:0006865 - amino acid transport [Evidence IEA];~go_process: GO:0055085 - transmembrane transport [Evidence IEA]), with protein sequence MLDEEVEMKSGSAVRSTVADESPRGAASSSVEYRQRQKLDRYLNFFSSLAFSATLLASWESAGGSLQAGLFNGGPAAIVYGIIISGVGNLAIATSLAELASVHPTAGAQYHWSYVLAPRYRRFISFFQGWVTFFSWAALVCISPYFIGTEIEGMAILAYPDYDAKRWQGTLLMWAVVLIPIVINIFARRLLAIIEVAAGVMHVVFLPVMIATFVILAPRNSNAFVWDTFVSGLSGWENPGVVYSVGLLGVITPLSGVDGIIHMSEEVKNAKVVIPRSMIYGTIINSIMAFGYLIAVLYCMGDYTAALTSPTGYPIITIAYQATGSKAATYVLMAMGMLPGWIALFNGLASVTRLTWAFARDNGLPFSDFFVKVDPRFKIPIRALFLVTTLVILLSFIQIGSSAAFNAILSLSTLGLYISYLIPLVLLVWKRFTAPKDIPQGTFSLGKWGLPINLVAILFATYFSIFLPFPSEVPVTGETMNYAGPVLGFVMLFAIGDWLVRGRHKWNGPTMAYSRE encoded by the exons ATGCTAGATGAGGAGGTTGAAATGAAAAGCGGCAGTGCCGTCCGATCCACGGTTGCTGATGAAAGCCCGCGTGGTGCTGCAAGCAGCAGCGTCGAGTACCGTCAGCGACAGAAGCTAGAC CGATACTtgaacttcttctcctctctggCTTTCTCTGCGACTCTTCTGGCGTCATGGGAATCGGCTGGAGGCAGCTTGCAGGCCGGTCTTTTTAACGGAGGTCCTGCTGCCATTGTGTATGGCATTATTATCAGTGGTGTGGGGAATCTGGCAATCGCCACTTCACTTGCTGAACTCGCATCAGT GCACCCGACGGCTGGGGCGCAGTATCACTGGAGCTACGTTCTGGCACCACGCTACCGGCGCTTCATCAGTTTCTTCCAAG GCTGGGTTACC TTCTTCTCATGGGCCGCTCTGGTCTGCATCTCGCCCTATTTCATCGGCACCGAGATTGAAGGAATGGCTATCCTGGCCTACCCGGACTATGATGCAAAACGGTGGCAGGGAACTCTGCTCATGTGGGCAGTAGTCCTAATCCCGATCGTCATCAATATCTTTGCCCGGCGCCTgctcgccatcatcgaagTCGCAGCTGGGGTAATGCACGTTGTCTTCCTTCCCGTGATGATTGCAACATTTGTTATTCTGGCCCCGCGCAACTCCAATGCTTTTGTCTGGGATACTTTTGTGAGTGGCCTCAGTGGCTGGGAAAACCCAGGAGTCGTGTACTCCGTGGGACTATTGGGCGTCATCACCCCCTTGAGTG GAGTCGACGGCATCATCCACATGTCAGAGGAAGTCAAGAACGCTAAAGTCGTTATCCCTCGGTCAATGATCTACGGCACCATAATCAACTCTATCATGGCATTTGGCTACCTCATCGCCGTCCTTTACTGCATGGGCGACTACACCGCTGCCCTCACGAGCCCGACAGGGTACCCCATTATTACCATCGCCTACCAAGCCACCGGCTCCAAAGCAGCCACATACGTGCTCATGGCCATGGGCATGCTTCCGGGTTGGATTGCGTTGTTCAATGGTCTTGCTTCTGTCACCCGACTTACGTGGGCCTTCGCACGAGACAACGGCCTTCCGTTTTCTGATTTCTTCGTCAAGGTTGATCCACGATTTAAGATCCCAATTCGGGCATTGTTCCTTGTCACAACATTGGttattcttctctcctttatTCAGATCGGGTCATCAGCCGCCTTCAACGCTATTCTCTCCTTGAGTACGTTGGGATTATATATCTCATATCTGATCCCATTGGTTCTTCTGGTATGGAAACGGTTCACCGCACCGAAGGACATTCCACAGGGGACGTTCTCTCTAGGAAAGTGGGGGCTGCCCATCAATCTGGTAGCCATCCTTTTCGCTACCTACTTCTCCATCTTTTTACCCTTTCCGTCTGAGGTGCCGGTCACTGGGGAGACCATGAATTACGCTGGGCCGGTGTTGGGCTTTGTGATGCTGTTTGCCATTGGGGACTGGCTGGTGCGAGGCCGCCATAAGTGGAATGGCCCAACAATGGCGTATTCGCGAGAGTGA
- a CDS encoding acetoacetate decarboxylase family protein (COG:S;~EggNog:ENOG410PRIM;~InterPro:IPR010451,IPR023375;~PFAM:PF06314;~go_function: GO:0016829 - lyase activity [Evidence IEA]) gives MPFGTFELTGDAIPQYAPPYPTGDCDFTGSTILVVTYRTTAHSVAPFVPSMLELEDEPLITVRLLRHSMTSFGPYNEYTHGVDVRYRGEKYEYFLSLILDNESPVLAGREQYGFPKKFGTVEFNPSEPCGTRVMRGHVEHPPHQKILQMNYSPVRKQAVPDVGMTVETRCMNLRVLPSPIAGQPPSVRELMPLALKITAKEIWDGEGSVSFPEPSEVDPMHRIEIVRYESAHFLREANLWLGPTGDVYSV, from the coding sequence ATGCCTTTCGGTACCTTCGAGCTCACTGGGGATGCCATCCCTCAATACGCACCACCATATCCCACCGGCGACTGCGACTTCACCGGTTCCACCATCCTAGTCGTAACCTACCGTACGACCGCACACAGCGTCGCTCCCTTCGTTCCCAGCATGCTTGAACTGGAGGACGAGCCCCTCATCACCGtccgcctcctccgacaCAGCATGACTTCCTTCGGCCCATACAACGAGTACACCCATGGCGTGGACGTGCGCTACCGCGGAGAGAAATATGAATACTTCCTCTCCCTGATCCTCGACAACGAGTCACCCGTCCTAGCTGGCCGAGAGCAATACGGCTTTCCAAAGAAGTTCGGCACAGTGGAGTTCAACCCGTCTGAGCCATGTGGGACCCGAGTGATGCGCGGACATGTCGAGCATCCTCCACACCAGAAGATCCTACAGATGAACTATAGTCCTGTTCGGAAGCAGGCAGTCCCGGATGTGGGGATGACGGTCGAAACACGCTGCATGAATCTACGTGTGCTGCCTTCGCCGATTGCGGGACAGCCTCCGTCTGTGAGGGAGTTGATGCCTCTGGCACTTAAGATCACGGCGAAGGAGATttgggatggtgagggtTCAGTCTCGTTCCCCGAGCCGTCAGAGGTGGATCCGATGCATCGGATTGAGATTGTGCGGTATGAAAGTGCGCATTTCCTGCGGGAGGCGAATCTCTGGCTCGGTCCGACGGGGGATGTTTACTCTGTTTAG
- a CDS encoding putative FAD-dependent oxygenase (CAZy:AA7;~COG:C;~EggNog:ENOG410PKSP;~InterPro:IPR006094,IPR036318,IPR016166,IPR012951;~PFAM:PF08031,PF01565;~SECRETED:SignalP(1-21);~go_function: GO:0016491 - oxidoreductase activity [Evidence IEA];~go_function: GO:0050660 - flavin adenine dinucleotide binding [Evidence IEA];~go_function: GO:0071949 - FAD binding [Evidence IEA];~go_process: GO:0055114 - oxidation-reduction process [Evidence IEA]), which translates to MFRLKMEVFTAIAAWAFATVSQQIPRSSSWESDLKTLSGRLSNTSQVYFPGSSGFTNATTRWSVLDEPEVNVVVVPGTENDVAEIVKFANQKDVPFLTYNGVHGALISLGEMTHGIAIYMGQLSSVKVAADGKTATIGGGTMSKEVTDQLWAAGKQTVTGTCECVSLVGPALGGGHGWLQGHHGLVLDQFVSMNIVLANGTLTHIDANSDLWWAVKGAGHNFGIVTSLTMKVYDIEYSDWAIETLTFSGDKVAEVYQAANDYLIKNGTQAAGVINWSYWMNNADADPNNPVIIFYIIQEGVKTVDSVYTAPFRKIGPISVSPNNGTYKDLAAWTEVAVDSAPCQKMGMANPRYPIYLETYNVTAQQTAWDVYANATRGPSAFNNSIFMFEGYSVGGVHDIDSRSSAFAFRNENVLAAPMINYFPDGAELDRRGANLGQELRNILFAGTDREDIRAYVNYAHGDETPQQLYGSEGWRQQRLRSLKAKYDPTGKFSYYAPIP; encoded by the exons ATGTTTCGACTCAAGATGGAGGTGTTCACGGCCATCGCCGCCTGGGCATTCGCCACGGTCTCACAGCAGATTCCTCGCTCCTCCAGCTGGGAAAGTGACCTCAAGACTCTCTCGGGTAGACTGTCCAACACCTCCCAGGTCTATTTCCCGGGCTCGAGTGGATTCACAAATGCCACCACGCGGTGGTCCGTTCTCGATGAACCCGAGGTTAATGTTGTCGTGGTTCCTGGCACCGAAAACGATGTCGCCGAAATT GTGAAATTCGCCAATCAGAAGGATGTTCCCTTCCTGACCTACAATGGTGTGCACGGTGCACTCATCTCCCTCGGAGAAATGACTCATGGCATCGCTATCTACATGGGCCAGCTGAGCAGTGTCAAAGTTGCAGCTGATGGCAAGACCGCGACGATCGGAGGTGGCACCATGTCCAAGGAGGTCACCGATCAGCTTTGGGCCGCAGGAAAGCAGACTGTGACCGGAACCTGCGAATGTGTCAGTCTTGTCGGTCCTGCCCTTGGTGGTGGACATGGTTGGCTCCAAGGCCACCACGGCCTCGTTTTGGATCAGTTTGTCTCGATGAATATCGTCTTGGCCAACGGCACCCTGACCCACATCGACGCCAACTCGGACCTCTGGTGGGCTGTCAAGGGCGCAGGCCACAACTTTGGCATCGTCACTTCCCTCACTATGAAGGTCTATGACATTGAATACAGCGATTGGGCCATCGAAACGCTGACATTCAGTGGCGACAAGGTTGCCGAAGTCTACCAGGCTGCCAATGACTACCTGATCAAGAACGGCACCCAGGCCGCTGGCGTGATTAACTGGTCCTACTGGATGAACAATGCAGATGCCGATCCCAACAACCCggtcatcatcttctatATCATCCAGGAGGGAGTGAAAACCGTCGATTCCGTCTACACCGCGCCTTTCCGCAAGATCGGACCCATTTCCGTGTCGCCCAACAACGGCACATACAAGGATCTCGCCGCATGGACCGAGGTTGCTGTTGACTCCGCACCCTGCCAGAAGATGGGCATGGCCAACCCCCGTTACCCGATCTACCTCGAAACGTACAACGTCACTGCCCAGCAGACGGCATGGGACGTCTACGCCAATGCCACCCGCGGCCCCTCGGCGTTCAACAACTCCATCTTCATGTTCGAGGGATACTCTGTTGGCGGTGTCCACGATATCGACAGCCGGTCGAGCGCTTTCGCCTTCCGTAATGAGAACGTGCTGGCTGCTCCCATGATCAACTACTTCCCTGACGGCGCCGAGCTTGATCGCCGCGGGGCTAACTTGGGCCAGGAGCTGCGCAACATTCTCTTTGCTGGTACTGATCGCGAGGATATCCGCGCGTATGTCAACTATGCCCATGGTGATGAGACGCCCCAGCAGCTGTATGGCAGCGAGGGATGGCGTCAGCAGCGTCTGCGGTCTTTGAAGGCCAAGTATGACCCTACTGGCAAGTTTAGCTACTATGCTCCTATCCCTTGA
- a CDS encoding uncharacterized protein (COG:S;~EggNog:ENOG410QDES;~TransMembrane:7 (o20-38i54-74o111-133i145-168o213-235i247-269o289-309i)) has protein sequence MWTVIDSRDEASEAAYNSNVQLWTLYGIGCVVTLLRTYSQCKDLGWRRLRLDDYLIWVAIVFYTAQVALAYSVGNAAHGLANNSMTEAQRAALAPDSTEYRERIIGSKIQIAGWATYTALISSLKLSMLVFYTRLMDGLGRRYRVPIWIGFALVIGSFIACMITILAACRPFNKNWQIYPDPGSKFVPQDPKSGFLLMGTLLDSCQPAISKPVIAATFAANLATDPYLVLIPIPMLWKSSLKLMKKIAVTIVLGAGIFILVCATIKSVFLLVEPNNGASIADEWGTRETFVAVITTNLPMVFHLFRTWLARGFGSAFQSSQRTYQLPSGGFQNTDGGTTRKRGRGGTSSRDPITVGLTFTESEERMMQDIKLQTLEPHGGPTAGAIMVSNQIEVTHQTRNSHARESPAPGEVVNW, from the exons ATGTGGACAGTCATCGATTCGAGGGATGAGGCATCAGAAGCAGCCTACAACAGCAATGTCCAGCTATGGACCCTCTACGGAATCGGCTGTGTGGTGACGTTACTTAGGACATATTCACAATGCAAAGACCTGggctggagaagattgcGCCTTGACGATTATCTGATATGGGTTGCTATT GTATTTTACACTGCGCAAGTGGCATTGGCGTATAGTGTCGGAAATGCAGCCCACGGGCTCGCAAATAACAGCATGACAGAGGCCCAGAGAGCTGCACTGGCTCCAGACAGTACGGAATATCGGGAAAG GATAATCGGCTCCAAGATACAAATAGCCGGTTGGGCCACATATACAGCATTGATAAGCTCGCTCAAGTTGTCAATGCTTGTGTTCTATACGCGACTTATG GATGGTCTCGGTCGTCGCTATCGCGTGCCAATATGGATTGGATTCGCCCTTGTTATCGGGAGCTTCATCGCCTGCATGATCACGATTCTTGCGGCATGCCGGCCCTTCAACAAGAATTGGCAGATCTATCCTGACCCCGGCAGTAAGTTCGTGCCCCAAGATCCTAAATCCGGATTTTTGCTCATGGGTACTTTATTAGATTCCTGTCAACCTGCCATTTCCAAGCCGGTGATCGCCGCAACCTTTGCAGCAAATCTCGCCACAGATCCATATCTCGTTTTGATACCAATTCCCATGCTTTGGAAATCCAGTCTCAAGCTCATGAAAAAAATTGCGGTGACAATAGTACTTGGCGCGGGGATATTTATTTTGGTGTGTGCGACAATCAAGAGTGTTTTCCTGTTGGTG GAACCCAATAACGGAGCATCGATAGCAGACGAATGGGGCACACGAGAGACATTTGTTGCCGTGATCACAACGAATCTCCCGATGGTTTTCCACCTGTTCCGAACCTGGCTAGCCCGGGGCTTTGGCAGCGCCTTTCAATCATCTCAGCGAACCTACCAGCTCCCGTCAGGAGGATTCCAGAACACCGATGGCGGGACGACTCGGAAACGAGGCCGAGGAGGCACCAGCAGCCGGGATCCGATTACTGTCGGCTTGACATTCACCGAGAGTGAAGAACGGATGATGCAGGACATTAAGCTGCAGACGCTGGAACCACATGGAGGACCCACAGCTGGTGCTATTATGGTCTCGAACCAGATCGAAGTCACCCATCAGACGCGAAATAGTCATGCCAGGGAATCACCTGCACCGGGGGAAGTGGTAAATTGGTAG
- a CDS encoding thiamine pyrophosphate-binding protein (COG:E;~EggNog:ENOG410Q1CB;~InterPro:IPR012001,IPR012000,IPR011766,IPR029061, IPR039368,IPR029035,IPR000399;~PFAM:PF02775,PF02776,PF00205;~go_function: GO:0000287 - magnesium ion binding [Evidence IEA];~go_function: GO:0003824 - catalytic activity [Evidence IEA];~go_function: GO:0030976 - thiamine pyrophosphate binding [Evidence IEA]) translates to MAEGYYRTSKKPGVVMVTSGPGSSNTVTPMLDALLDGTAIVVICGQVPTAAKGKGAFQEINIDELARTCTKWSTSVQSVWELPMVVRSAFQRAVEGRPGPVLISVPKDIAQVTFDEEAFKAYKNLRDRCLAPSPGSPSNNTANLLQELDHVAALINNSRRPIICAGNGAHATQEGVALLRKMVEIYRIPAATTLHGLGCFDHGHPLSLGMFGTYGTACANYAIQNADLILVMGARLDERAVGKASGFAPYARAKVKDGEGGIIHFDISPDFLGKFVTPTRVILGELSNTVGALLQRLKRTERADWLGLIQQLKEEYPLPPILPDHENPRPLPQEVVTELNRQTASLQHPVTITTGVGQHQMWAAKQYDWKHGRFLVTSGGLGTMGYGLPAAIGSKTARPNNDVICIDGDASFCMTMAELLTASQHGVTVKVIILNNQEQGMISQLQRESYGGRTCYARQDNPDFVRLARSMNCQGKRCFLKDDLPECIDWLLRCDGVALLDVLIAETEMVPIVPSGQSLDCMKFQ, encoded by the coding sequence ATGGCAGAAGGCTACTACCGAACCAGCAAAAAGCCCGGCGTGGTTATGGTGACTTCAGGGCCCGGGAGTTCGAATACAGTTACACCTATGCTAGATGCCCTGCTCGATGGAACGGCCATTGTAGTGATCTGTGGCCAAGTGCCCACAGctgccaagggcaagggagcTTTCCAGGAAATCAACATTGATGAACTAGCACGTACTTGTACGAAGTGGTCAACATCTGTACAGAGCGTGTGGGAATTGCCCATGGTTGTTCGCTCGGCTTTTCAGCGTGCAGTGGAGGGCCGGCCTGGCCCAGTACTCATTTCAGTTCCGAAAGATATTGCTCAAGTAACGTTCGATGAGGAAGCTTTTAAGGCCTACAAGAACTTGAGAGATAGATGCCTGGCACCAAGTCCCGGTTCTCCCAGCAATAATACCGCAAATCTCTTGCAAGAATTAGATCACGTTGCGGCACTGATCAATAATTCTCGGCGTCCCATCATATGCGCCGGGAATGGTGCCCATGCTACTCAAGAAGGCGTGGCGCTGCTGCGGAAGATGGTGGAAATTTATCGCATTCCTGCAGCTACCACGCTCCATGGGCTAGGGTGCTTTGACCACGGCCACCCACTCTCTCTAGGAATGTTTGGGACCTATGGGACGGCGTGTGCCAACTATGCGATCCAGAACGCTGATCTCATCCTCGTTATGGGTGCCAGACTGGACGAACGTGCGGTTGGCAAAGCATCTGGCTTTGCACCCTACGCTCGTGCGAAAGTCAAAGACGGCGAAGGAGGGATCATCCATTTTGATATTAGTCCTGACTTTTTGGGGAAATTTGTTACTCCCACTCGCGTCATCCTCGGAGAGCTCTCAAACACTGTGGGCGCGCTCCTCCAGCGATTGAAACGGACAGAGCGCGCGGATTGGCTGGGCCTAATACAGCAGCTGAAGGAAGAgtatcctcttccacccatATTACCCGACCACGAGAACCCTCGGCCCCTTCCTCAAGAAGTTGTCACTGAGCTGAATCGCCAGACGGCTTCTTTGCAACATCCAGTAACCATCACTACTGGCGTCGGCCAACATCAGATGTGGGCGGCCAAGCAATACGACTGGAAGCATGGTCGCTTTCTTGTCACGTCTGGTGGCCTCGGGACTATGGGCTATGGGCTTCCAGCCGCTATCGGGTCGAAGACTGCTCGGCCTAACAATGATGTAATCTGTATAGACGGAGATGCCTCCTTCTGTATGACTATGGCAGAACTCTTGACTGCATCACAGCATGGTGTCACCGTCAAAGTCATCATACTCAACAACCAAGAACAGGGGATGATTTCCCAGCTCCAACGCGAAAGTTACGGAGGGAGGACCTGCTACGCCCGGCAAGACAACCCCGACTTTGTTCGACTCGCGCGCAGCATGAACTGTCAGGGAAAACGCTGCTTCTTGAAAGATGACTTGCCCGAGTGCATTGATTGGCTTCTACGCTGTGATGGAGTTGCTCTGCTCGACGTGCTAATCGCGGAGACAGAAATGGTCCCCATTGTTCCCAGTGGCCAATCATTAGACTGCATGAAGTTCCAGTAA
- a CDS encoding acetolactate decarboxylase (COG:Q;~EggNog:ENOG410PQ3K;~InterPro:IPR005128;~PFAM:PF03306;~go_function: GO:0047605 - acetolactate decarboxylase activity [Evidence IEA];~go_process: GO:0045151 - acetoin biosynthetic process [Evidence IEA]): MANCIYQYSVLGALMNGICQDGTTAQNILKHGDHGIGTIRGLNGELVIIDGVAYHFPANGPLRPVEAADIIPFAMTTWFQPTLTSHVPCISMSTLFDSLLPVFPDEQNVFLSIRLVASFSRVVFRVIPAQSKPRESLLALAKRQEIRECTRIQGTLFGFWSPRYTSGFSIPGFHLHLLSADRTVGGHVIDFDAEDGQLAAAVVRNYQVELPASEEFREAPLNCVKEQDLHTAEGSPAPR; encoded by the coding sequence ATGGCAAACTGCATATACCAATACTCCGTACTAGGAGCTCTCATGAACGGCATCTGTCAAGATGGAACGACGGCGCAAAACATCCTCAAACATGGTGACCATGGCATCGGCACCATCCGTGGTCTTAATGGCGAGTTGGTGATTATCGACGGGGTAGCGTATCACTTCCCAGCGAACGGACCCCTACGCCCTGTTGAGGCCGCAGACATCATCCCATTCGCAATGACTACCTGGTTCCAGCCCACGCTGACCAGCCACGTTCCGTGCATCTCCATGTCTACTCTGTTTGACTCCCTGTTACCTGTATTTCCAGATGAGCAAAACGTGTTCCTCTCAATTCGACTTGTTGCCTCCTTCTCGCGGGTCGTCTTTCGCGTGATCCCGGCCCAGTCCAAACCACGGGAAAGCCTTTTAGCTCTGGCAAAAAGGCAGGAGATCCGGGAATGCACACGTATACAGGGCACGCTGTTCGGGTTCTGGTCACCCAGGTATACCAGCGGGTTTAGTATCCCAGGTTTTCACTTGCATTTGCTGTCCGCGGATCGTACTGTGGGTGGCCATGTTATTGATTTtgatgcggaggatgggCAGCTGGCCGCAGCAGTGGTGAGGAATTACCAGGTGGAGCTTCCTGCTTCGGAAGAGTTTCGCGAGGCACCCTTGAACTGTGTGAAGGAGCAAGATCTGCATACTGCTGAGGGATCTCCCGCGCCTCGTTAA
- the NEG1 gene encoding glycoside hydrolase family 30 protein (CAZy:GH30;~COG:G;~EggNog:ENOG410PPTR;~InterPro:IPR017853,IPR033453,IPR033452,IPR001139;~PFAM:PF17189,PF02055;~SECRETED:SignalP(1-26);~go_function: GO:0004348 - glucosylceramidase activity [Evidence IEA];~go_process: GO:0006665 - sphingolipid metabolic process [Evidence IEA]), which yields MVTSFTTNMSLMLWYAVAGLASLGHASLEKRATDASAYCSDSSGTYKLSSIAAPIQGSGSPGSESTWKLSIDDTSSGHKQEITGFGAAVTDATVTSFNTLSSSTLQQLLNELMTSDGANFSLMRHTIGASDLSGDPVYTYDDNGNEADPSISGFGLGDRGTAMAEMLATMKSLQSNLKVLGSPWSAPGWMKLNGVIDGDTTNNNLNDGYLTSGGTGSTGYSSAFAQYFVKYIQAYEALGATVDAITIQNEPLNSQSGYPTMYVYDYESAQLIQDYIGPALADAGLSTKIWAYDHNTDEPSYPQTVLDEASQYVDTVAWHCYATDVDWTVLSQFYSANPGVKQYMTECWTPASGSWHQATDFTMGPLQNYASGVMAWTLGTNTDDGPHLTSGGCDTCQGLVTINNDDSYTLNTAYYMMAQFSKFMPPGATVLNGTGSYTYSASEGLQSVASLNPDGTRTVVIENMFSNDIYLTLSTESGEEWSGNIPSESVTTWILPALS from the exons ATGGTCACCTCTTTCACTACAAATATGAGTTTGATGTTGTGGTATGCTGTGGCTGGGCTGGCATCCCTAGGCCATGCTTCTCTCGAGAAACGCGCCACCGATGCCTCCGCCTACTGCTCCGATTCATCGGGCACCTATAAGCTCTCGTCGATCGCGGCCCCTATCCAGGGCAGTGGAAGCCCAGGGTCGGAATCTACCTGGAAACTAAGCATCGATGATACATCGTCCGGTCACAAGCAGGAAATTACTGGGTTTGGGGCTGCTGTGACTGATGCGACCGTCACGTCTTTCAACACATTGTCGAGCTCGACCCTTCAACAGCTCCTCAATGAGTTGATGACTTCAGATGGTGCCAATTTCTCTCTCATGCGCCATACCATCGGCGCATCCGATCTATCTGGTGATCCGGTTTACACCTACGATGACAATGGAAACGAAGCAGATCCCTCAATTTCTGGTTTCGGTCTTGGCGACCGTGGCACTGCTATGGCGGAAATGTTGGCCACGATGAAATCCTTGCAGTCTAATCTGAAGGTACTTGGGTCCCCATGGAGTGCGCCCGGATGGATGAAATTGAATGGTGTGATCGATGGCGACACGACTAATAACAACCTCAACGATGGCTACCTTACCAGTGGTGGCACGGGGAGCACCGGCTACTCCAGTGCATTCGCGCAGTACTTCGTGAAATACATCCAAGCGTACGAAGCATTGGGGGCTACGGTCGATGCCATTACTATTCAGAATGAGCCGCTGAATAGTCAATCTGGGTATCCCACCATGTATGTTTACGATTATGAGTCTGCGCAGCTGATCCAAGACTACATTGGGCCAGCTCTCGCCGACGCTGGACTGAGCACGAAAATCTGGGCCTACGACCACAATACTG ATGAACCGTCGTACCCTCAGACTGTGCTTGATGAAGCAAGTCAATACGTCGACACTGTAGCCTGGCACTGCTACGCTACTGATGTGGACTGGACTGTTCTCAGCCAGTTCTACAGCGCCAACCCTGGGGTCAAGCAATACATGACGGAATGCTGGACACCAGCTTCCGGATCATGGCACCAGGCTACTGATTTTACCATGGGCCCCCTGCAGAACTACGCGTCGGGGGTCATGGCGTGGACTCTAGGCACAAACACTGATGACGGCCCGCATTTGACCAGTGGTGGGTGCGATACCTGCCAAGGCTTggtcaccatcaacaacgacGACAGCTATACCCTCAATACTGCCTACTACATGATGGCACAGTTCAGCAAGTTCATGCCTCCTGGTGCGACCGTGTTAAACGGAACGGGAAGCTATACCTACTCGGCTAGCGAGGGCTTGCAATCCGTGGCCTCCCTCAACCCGGATGGAACGCGCACAGTCGTCATTGAGAATATGTTCAGTAACGACATCTACTTGACCCTGTCGACGGAGAGCGGAGAGGAGTGGAGTGGAAATATTCCCAGTGAATCGGTGACTACTTGGATCCTCCCGGCCTTATCTTGA